A window of Parasynechococcus marenigrum WH 8102 contains these coding sequences:
- a CDS encoding aspartate/ornithine carbamoyltransferase family protein, translating to MAQPHTAVIEEASAPLRFQPMGPDVFGHNQPQELLAAIAEDGEPLVDLVDQHVVSIQAFRAETLLQLFRLAAKFESNPDRYCRHNTPLTGKILINAFYEPSTRTRLSFDSAWHRLGGDSINITDRSTTGIAKGESLEDVAHMFNNYGDCVVLRDSNPEAVYAMSSTLRIPIINAGNGIDEHPTQAMADLYTMFKWRPSLASKEVSPKDRIRIGVIGLPSRMRTVRSLLRILSKFPQILEEVVVIHAPEMESEAPLFDPGQLEELEASGMSIRCSSDLAAEIPDLDVVYINAIAWVGDSYEVHGGGFRLTRDLPFKPEAIVLHPLARGPELSTCLDDTPHNWYFSQARGAVFVRMALLTCMVNRAERVMDVI from the coding sequence ATGGCACAACCCCACACAGCCGTGATCGAGGAGGCTTCGGCGCCGCTCCGCTTCCAGCCGATGGGTCCTGATGTGTTCGGCCACAATCAGCCGCAGGAGCTTTTGGCCGCAATTGCTGAAGACGGTGAGCCGTTGGTGGATCTTGTCGATCAACACGTGGTGTCGATTCAGGCATTTCGTGCTGAAACCCTGCTCCAGTTGTTTCGACTGGCGGCGAAATTCGAGAGCAACCCAGACCGTTACTGCCGGCACAACACGCCGCTCACCGGCAAGATCCTGATCAACGCGTTCTACGAGCCCAGCACGCGCACACGCCTTTCCTTCGACAGCGCCTGGCATCGCCTCGGCGGTGATTCGATCAACATCACCGATCGCAGCACCACCGGCATCGCCAAGGGGGAGTCGCTCGAGGACGTGGCGCACATGTTCAACAACTACGGCGACTGCGTGGTGCTACGCGACAGCAATCCGGAGGCCGTGTACGCCATGAGTTCCACCCTGCGGATTCCGATCATCAATGCCGGTAATGGCATTGATGAGCATCCGACACAGGCGATGGCGGATCTCTACACGATGTTCAAATGGCGTCCAAGCCTTGCTTCGAAAGAGGTCTCCCCGAAGGATCGGATCCGCATCGGGGTGATCGGTTTGCCGTCGCGGATGCGCACCGTGCGTTCGCTGCTGCGGATCCTCAGCAAATTCCCCCAGATCCTGGAGGAGGTGGTGGTGATCCATGCGCCCGAGATGGAGTCGGAAGCGCCTTTGTTTGATCCAGGCCAGCTGGAGGAACTGGAAGCAAGCGGGATGTCCATCCGCTGCAGTTCAGATCTGGCTGCTGAGATTCCCGATCTGGATGTCGTCTACATCAATGCGATTGCCTGGGTTGGCGACAGCTACGAGGTGCACGGCGGTGGATTTCGTCTCACCCGGGATCTGCCGTTCAAGCCGGAGGCGATCGTGTTGCATCCCCTGGCCCGGGGTCCCGAGCTGAGCACCTGTCTCGATGACACGCCGCACAACTGGTATTTCAGCCAGGCGCGTGGGGCGGTGTTTGTGCGCATGGCACTGCTCACCTGCATGGTGAATCGTGCCGAGCGCGTGATGGATGTGATCTGA
- a CDS encoding transglutaminase family protein has translation MRAELNHRLTYRYEAPVQLGEHRLCLRPRAQGHQRLIHHTLQITPEPFHSHELLAASGDAIERVRFRGSTDLLQLEARSLVETRQAAPLLTCFNGLEPSLPYPRGLLNHDLLGALEGWLPNGQHDPSAVELAQDALMGSNQQVLPFLQQLMEMIQDRVKYTQRHVGPAWPAGRTLRERVGSCRDLAMLMMECCRSVGLPARFVSGYHLAEPAPETYDLHAWTEIYLPGAGWRGFDPSAGGEITSRYIVLVSSSKPDLSAAVQGSFTGPPATTSHLSWTIDADVEPRPVASSSQTMVQAA, from the coding sequence ATGCGCGCTGAGCTGAACCATCGCCTCACATATCGCTACGAGGCTCCCGTGCAGCTCGGAGAACACCGCCTCTGTCTGCGGCCCCGGGCCCAGGGCCATCAACGGCTGATCCACCACACACTGCAGATCACACCGGAACCCTTCCACAGCCATGAGCTGTTGGCCGCCAGTGGCGATGCGATCGAGCGCGTGCGCTTCCGAGGCAGCACCGATTTGCTGCAGCTCGAAGCCAGGAGCTTGGTGGAAACCCGGCAGGCCGCACCGCTGCTCACATGTTTCAACGGACTTGAACCCTCGCTTCCCTATCCGCGCGGTCTGCTGAACCACGACCTACTGGGGGCTCTGGAAGGGTGGTTGCCCAACGGTCAACACGACCCCTCAGCTGTGGAACTGGCGCAGGACGCTCTGATGGGAAGCAATCAGCAGGTGCTGCCTTTTCTCCAGCAACTGATGGAGATGATCCAGGACCGGGTCAAGTACACCCAGCGCCATGTGGGCCCAGCCTGGCCAGCGGGCAGGACCTTGCGGGAGCGTGTGGGCTCATGCCGTGATCTGGCGATGCTGATGATGGAGTGCTGCCGCAGCGTGGGGCTGCCGGCTCGGTTTGTGAGTGGTTACCACCTGGCCGAACCAGCACCTGAGACCTACGACCTTCACGCCTGGACCGAGATTTATCTGCCGGGTGCCGGCTGGCGCGGTTTTGATCCAAGTGCAGGTGGTGAAATTACCTCGCGCTACATCGTGCTTGTCAGTTCCTCCAAACCGGATCTCAGTGCAGCGGTTCAGGGAAGCTTTACAGGACCCCCAGCAACGACAAGCCACCTGAGCTGGACCATTGACGCGGATGTCGAACCCAGACCGGTCGCTTCGTCCAGCCAAACCATGGTTCAGGCCGCCTGA
- a CDS encoding circularly permuted type 2 ATP-grasp protein — MFTEYRPTHGYDEYFCREQSAPRADLEPLLSSLGAMGLAELNRSHASASNLLRRLGATFRLNGSGLHGGERILPFDPLPRLIHRQEWSVLERGLVQRLEAIDQFLADVYGPQRILNDGVIPREDVESSQGWRPQMQDIAVPLNRWCHISGLDLIRDGDGTWRVLEDNLRCPSGVAYFLENRRVMKRLFPSLFQGRTVQPIDDYPSHLLRTLQDLAPWSDAPRVVLLTPGVFNSAYFEHSYLAQQMGIALVEGRDLICEDGRVWMRSTAGREPVDVIYRRIDDDFLDPNVFRRDSMLGVPGLIDAMRSGRVAIANAPGSGVADDKLIYAYVPAMIRYYLNEEPIIDNVPTYLCSRDDDRRYVLEHLNELVVKSVAEAGGYGMLIGPHASSEEIESFAVKIKAHPRNFIAQPTLQLSTVPSLSEGELYPCHVDLRPYVLRGKSDWVSPGGLTRVALKRGSLVVNSSQGGGCKDTWVVSDSAVTAGNQELVPC, encoded by the coding sequence ATGTTCACCGAGTACCGACCAACCCATGGGTACGACGAATATTTTTGCCGTGAACAGTCCGCTCCCCGCGCTGATCTGGAGCCGCTGCTGTCCTCCCTTGGAGCCATGGGGCTGGCGGAACTGAATCGCAGTCATGCATCAGCGAGCAATCTGTTGCGACGTCTTGGCGCCACCTTCCGACTCAACGGATCAGGTCTGCATGGCGGAGAGCGGATCCTTCCCTTCGATCCACTGCCAAGACTCATTCACCGTCAGGAATGGTCCGTTCTGGAGCGCGGATTGGTGCAACGCCTGGAGGCCATTGATCAGTTTCTGGCGGACGTTTATGGACCCCAACGGATCCTCAATGATGGCGTGATCCCCCGTGAGGATGTGGAGAGCTCCCAGGGCTGGCGGCCCCAGATGCAGGACATCGCCGTGCCGCTCAACCGCTGGTGCCACATCTCAGGTCTGGATCTGATCCGCGATGGCGACGGCACCTGGAGGGTTCTGGAGGACAACCTGCGCTGCCCCTCTGGCGTGGCTTATTTCCTTGAGAACCGTCGGGTGATGAAGCGGTTGTTCCCCAGCCTGTTCCAAGGGCGAACCGTGCAGCCGATCGACGATTACCCCTCCCATCTCTTGCGCACGTTGCAGGATCTGGCTCCTTGGAGTGATGCCCCACGGGTGGTGCTGCTCACCCCCGGCGTGTTCAACAGCGCCTACTTCGAGCACAGCTATCTGGCCCAGCAGATGGGCATTGCCCTGGTGGAAGGCCGCGATCTGATCTGTGAAGACGGACGCGTCTGGATGCGCAGCACGGCCGGTCGGGAACCTGTGGATGTGATCTACCGGCGCATCGATGACGATTTCCTCGATCCGAACGTGTTCCGACGCGATTCGATGCTCGGTGTCCCCGGCCTCATCGATGCCATGCGCTCCGGTCGGGTGGCCATCGCCAACGCCCCTGGGAGCGGTGTCGCTGACGACAAGCTGATCTATGCCTACGTGCCGGCCATGATCCGTTACTACCTCAACGAAGAACCGATCATCGACAACGTCCCCACCTATCTCTGCTCAAGGGACGACGACCGCCGTTATGTGCTCGAACATCTCAACGAACTGGTAGTGAAATCAGTCGCCGAGGCAGGCGGCTACGGAATGTTGATCGGGCCCCATGCCAGTTCTGAGGAGATTGAGAGCTTCGCGGTGAAGATCAAGGCTCACCCGCGCAATTTCATCGCCCAGCCCACCCTGCAGTTATCCACAGTTCCATCCCTGAGCGAAGGGGAGCTGTACCCCTGCCATGTGGATCTGCGCCCCTACGTGCTCCGGGGTAAAAGCGACTGGGTCAGCCCCGGCGGCTTGACTCGTGTAGCCCTGAAACGCGGTTCCCTTGTGGTGAACTCCTCCCAGGGGGGCGGCTGCAAGGACACCTGGGTGGTCAGCGACAGTGCCGTAACGGCTGGCAATCAGGAGCTCGTGCCGTGCTGA
- a CDS encoding sodium:solute symporter family protein, whose amino-acid sequence MPADAAPFLAPGIAWALVVLFSVLWIALGIVWGRRGKGDADDYMLAGRNIGLALSTATLMASWVTGNTTLLAPEFGYRTGLWGMFSYALAGLGLILFAPLAVRIKQLMPHGRTSGDFIRLRYGRLAWWVFMVITAVYTLGFLMTQAMGAGLLLQALSGFDYHVGMVVVIGVSTVYTLFGGMRAVIGTDFIQSLLIMVLLAVVAVLAFRQFPMPEVHARLISTHPDRLDLLLPAGLLIAWNSALFSMGEVFHNNIWWSRVFASRRSVVMTSFVLGGLAWMSIPLVTGSIGLVALARDLPLEQVNMVFPVMAADLLGAGGAALVFVVVFASLTSTLDSLLASTADLLAEDVYFRLLRPQASDAQLKQAARQMVVGLSVLTLALSWPRLDSLASVLFFTGALVASTVWPVACGLYWSSANRWAAIVAMAAGSAVGLSAYVLIAPYCAAVFSAAVSAVVMVVGSRWQPEGFDFNRLQEGV is encoded by the coding sequence ATGCCCGCTGACGCCGCACCTTTTCTGGCGCCTGGCATCGCCTGGGCCCTGGTTGTGTTGTTTTCCGTGCTGTGGATCGCCTTGGGGATCGTCTGGGGCCGCCGCGGTAAAGGAGATGCCGACGACTACATGCTGGCCGGACGCAACATCGGGTTGGCGTTGAGCACGGCCACGCTGATGGCCTCCTGGGTGACCGGAAACACCACACTGCTGGCTCCGGAATTCGGCTACAGGACTGGTCTTTGGGGCATGTTCAGTTATGCCCTGGCCGGTCTGGGCTTGATCCTGTTCGCGCCGCTGGCCGTGCGGATCAAGCAGCTGATGCCGCATGGCCGCACCAGTGGCGATTTCATCCGGTTGCGTTACGGGCGCCTGGCGTGGTGGGTGTTCATGGTGATCACCGCTGTGTACACCCTCGGTTTTCTGATGACCCAGGCCATGGGGGCCGGTCTGTTGCTTCAGGCGCTCTCCGGCTTCGATTACCACGTAGGCATGGTGGTGGTGATCGGCGTCTCCACCGTTTACACCCTGTTCGGTGGCATGCGGGCAGTGATCGGAACCGATTTCATCCAGTCGCTGCTGATCATGGTGTTGCTGGCGGTGGTGGCGGTGCTGGCGTTCCGTCAGTTCCCGATGCCGGAGGTGCATGCTCGCTTGATCAGTACGCACCCTGACCGGCTGGATCTCTTGCTTCCGGCTGGTCTGCTGATCGCCTGGAATTCCGCCCTGTTCTCGATGGGTGAGGTCTTTCACAACAACATCTGGTGGTCGCGGGTGTTCGCCAGCCGGCGCAGTGTGGTGATGACCTCGTTTGTCTTGGGGGGATTGGCCTGGATGAGTATCCCCCTGGTGACGGGATCGATCGGTCTGGTGGCGCTGGCCAGGGACCTGCCGCTGGAGCAGGTGAACATGGTGTTCCCTGTAATGGCGGCCGATCTTCTGGGGGCTGGTGGGGCGGCACTGGTGTTTGTGGTGGTCTTCGCGTCACTCACCTCCACCCTGGATTCGCTGTTGGCGTCCACGGCGGATCTGCTGGCGGAAGACGTCTATTTCCGTCTGCTGCGCCCTCAGGCGAGCGATGCACAGCTCAAGCAGGCGGCCCGGCAGATGGTGGTTGGCCTGTCTGTTCTCACCCTGGCCCTGTCCTGGCCGCGACTGGATTCGTTGGCGTCGGTGCTGTTCTTCACCGGTGCGTTGGTGGCCTCCACGGTCTGGCCTGTGGCTTGCGGTCTCTACTGGTCTTCTGCCAATCGTTGGGCAGCGATCGTCGCCATGGCAGCCGGCAGTGCCGTCGGACTATCGGCTTACGTTCTGATTGCTCCCTATTGCGCGGCAGTGTTCTCCGCAGCCGTTTCGGCTGTCGTGATGGTGGTGGGCAGCCGCTGGCAGCCGGAAGGGTTTGATTTCAATCGTCTGCAAGAGGGGGTGTGA
- a CDS encoding Zn-dependent hydrolase translates to MVIRSFDLKATALPSLLTTRQVTARSKAQVGIRPNRERLMHSLAEMAAIGLQPDGSVCRRGFSTEDVAGRSLLARWMNEAGLQVRIDTAGNLIGRLQGLDPDRPALMTGSHLDTVPTGGRFDGVLGVLAGLEVCRSLQDNSIRLQHDLELIAFADEESTMVGCKGMAGTASCDPKAYATSNREPIEDNLARIGGHWPSLVSARRADDACAAFLELHVEQGGVLEQRGDAIGVVEGVVGQRRFSIQVDGQPNHAGTTPMKLRQDALVAASRIVLAVETMARQHPGDPVATVGRLEVWPNAANVVPGSVALTVDLRDVNSVVLDQLVAELMQQLERIGAETGCPIQLEPQFEVEPTAAADGVMAAIVSAAEDLGLSHSHLPSRASHDAQEIGRRWPMGMIFVPSRGGVSHSSKEFTSDEHCWAGAAVLLGTLQRLDRELS, encoded by the coding sequence ATGGTGATTCGATCTTTTGATCTGAAGGCCACTGCATTGCCGTCCCTCCTGACCACTCGCCAGGTCACTGCTCGGTCGAAAGCACAGGTGGGCATTCGACCCAACCGTGAGCGTCTGATGCACTCCTTGGCTGAAATGGCTGCCATTGGGCTGCAGCCCGATGGCAGCGTCTGTCGACGGGGTTTCTCGACTGAGGACGTTGCGGGACGTTCCTTGCTGGCCCGATGGATGAACGAGGCTGGCCTTCAGGTTCGGATCGATACGGCGGGCAACCTGATCGGTCGGCTTCAGGGGTTGGATCCGGATCGCCCAGCACTGATGACCGGTTCCCACCTCGACACCGTTCCCACCGGTGGTCGTTTTGACGGTGTGTTGGGGGTTTTGGCAGGTCTTGAAGTTTGTCGCTCCCTGCAGGACAACAGCATTCGTCTTCAGCACGATCTCGAGTTGATCGCCTTCGCCGATGAGGAATCGACGATGGTCGGGTGCAAGGGCATGGCCGGTACGGCTTCCTGTGACCCCAAGGCCTATGCCACCAGCAATCGGGAACCGATCGAGGACAATCTCGCTCGTATCGGTGGTCACTGGCCATCGCTGGTCTCAGCACGTCGGGCGGACGACGCCTGTGCTGCTTTTCTCGAGCTCCATGTGGAACAGGGAGGCGTGCTCGAGCAACGCGGTGACGCCATCGGTGTGGTGGAGGGCGTTGTGGGACAACGCCGTTTCAGCATCCAGGTGGATGGTCAGCCGAACCACGCCGGCACCACGCCGATGAAGCTGCGGCAAGACGCTTTGGTGGCGGCGTCCCGGATCGTGCTGGCGGTGGAGACGATGGCCAGACAGCACCCAGGTGATCCCGTTGCCACAGTCGGACGACTCGAGGTCTGGCCCAACGCCGCCAATGTGGTGCCTGGCTCAGTGGCGCTGACCGTTGACCTCCGGGATGTGAATTCAGTTGTGCTCGATCAGTTGGTGGCTGAGTTGATGCAGCAGTTGGAGCGGATCGGTGCCGAAACCGGATGCCCGATCCAGTTGGAACCTCAATTTGAGGTGGAACCCACAGCTGCAGCGGATGGAGTGATGGCAGCGATCGTTTCTGCTGCAGAGGATCTGGGGTTGTCGCATAGCCACCTTCCCAGCCGTGCCAGTCACGATGCGCAGGAGATCGGACGTCGCTGGCCGATGGGAATGATTTTCGTCCCCAGCCGTGGTGGGGTTAGCCACTCATCCAAGGAATTCACCAGTGACGAGCACTGCTGGGCTGGGGCTGCCGTCTTGCTGGGGACTCTGCAGCGTTTGGATCGCGAGCTGTCTTGA
- a CDS encoding alpha-E domain-containing protein: MLSRVADSLYWINRYVERAENISRFLEVSEAMALDCPPGSAEPWLPLVDANGDRKRFDEAYPQCTPRDVVSFLLLDRDNPNSIVSCIANARENARQIRDVITTEMWEQLNDLYWNVQDGEALWQEPDQEQLRSIRRGCQLFYGITDVTLSRDQAWLFSQLGRLIERADKTSRILDVKYFLLLPTPTEVGGVLDELQWISLLRTAGAYQMYRQSVQQAITPASVARFLLLDPIFPRSVRFCLQQINETLQRIQRKPHTGPPDDLECLGGQLLAQWSYVRIDALIERGLHEAIDQLQSDLNRLHGLIHRCYFTTTDLGSIPTEPSCALS, from the coding sequence GTGCTGAGCCGTGTGGCCGATTCGCTGTACTGGATCAACCGGTATGTCGAGCGGGCCGAAAACATCTCCCGGTTTCTGGAAGTAAGCGAAGCCATGGCCCTGGATTGCCCCCCCGGCAGCGCTGAGCCCTGGCTTCCCCTGGTGGATGCCAATGGGGACCGCAAGCGGTTTGACGAGGCCTATCCCCAATGCACACCACGGGACGTCGTCAGCTTTCTGCTGCTGGATCGCGACAACCCCAACAGCATCGTGAGTTGCATCGCCAACGCCCGTGAGAACGCTCGCCAAATCCGCGATGTGATCACCACGGAAATGTGGGAGCAGCTCAATGACCTCTATTGGAACGTTCAAGACGGTGAGGCGCTCTGGCAGGAGCCGGATCAAGAACAGCTGCGCAGCATCCGACGCGGATGTCAGCTCTTCTACGGCATCACGGACGTGACCCTCAGTCGTGATCAAGCCTGGCTGTTCAGCCAGCTGGGACGGCTGATCGAACGGGCAGACAAAACCTCCCGCATCCTCGATGTGAAGTACTTCCTTCTGTTGCCAACGCCAACGGAGGTGGGCGGCGTTCTCGATGAATTGCAGTGGATCTCACTGCTTCGAACAGCTGGGGCTTATCAGATGTATCGCCAGAGCGTGCAGCAGGCGATCACACCAGCATCAGTTGCACGATTCCTGCTCCTGGATCCGATCTTTCCCCGTTCGGTCCGCTTCTGCCTGCAACAGATCAACGAGACGCTGCAACGCATTCAGAGGAAACCCCACACCGGCCCACCGGATGACCTGGAATGCCTGGGCGGTCAGTTGCTCGCCCAATGGAGCTACGTCCGCATCGACGCTCTGATCGAACGCGGACTGCATGAGGCCATCGATCAACTGCAAAGCGATCTGAACCGACTGCATGGCCTCATCCACCGTTGCTACTTCACCACCACCGACCTGGGCTCCATCCCCACCGAGCCGTCATGCGCGCTGAGCTGA
- the asnB gene encoding asparagine synthase (glutamine-hydrolyzing): MCGIGGVFLADRHQTLDRQLLVNMAAIQSHRGPDGFGVECLDAAGVGFCHARLSIIDLNESRARQPFLSNDRQVLMAHNGEFYDFQRIRADLTAQGVRFSSKSDSEILLRLYQRQGLESTLPLLRGEFAFALFDAADDCLYLVRDRFGIKPQYWTMTPEGLVFGSELKVLFAHQAVERRFTSEGLFHQLMQTMVPGTTAFAGVHQVQPGHVLKVQRRSDRLEVSESTYWDVDFPRLDQRDSTLTEADHIANVRAALLEAVEMRMVADVPVGCYLSGGIDSCSILGLASAVSQGPVKAFTIGFDDARYDETPIAAEMAEATGAEQDVMRLSGRELYGHMEQTLWHTERTIYNTLAVAKYLMSRHVNSVDYKVVMTGEGSDELFGGYPAFRRDMFLHGLEDLPQSDRQDWESLLQTNNSLVQGAMLAADQVDDPDLDAVVGFTPSCLQPWLACAPLVPDLLADEHRQALVEYSPGKAIAEQLNPQQLDGRHALDKAQYVWIKTMLEGQILTWGGDRVDMANSMEARPAFLDHHLAAAAVQVPPELRIKGKTEKYVLREAMAGLLPEVLYKREKFAFMAPPAHTEPEKWAQMKQLADDYLSDEAIDAAGLLSKEGVRALFARHDDPATTDAERVQMDAVINHLLGVQMLHRMFVAADVPAQAREQADRLGWRVLMPV; this comes from the coding sequence ATGTGCGGAATCGGAGGTGTGTTTCTGGCGGATCGTCATCAGACGTTGGATCGCCAGCTGTTGGTCAACATGGCGGCCATCCAGTCCCATCGCGGACCGGATGGTTTCGGTGTGGAATGCCTCGACGCAGCCGGTGTCGGCTTCTGTCATGCCCGGTTGTCGATTATTGATCTGAACGAATCCCGGGCACGTCAGCCGTTTCTCAGCAACGACCGGCAGGTGCTGATGGCGCACAACGGCGAGTTCTACGACTTTCAGCGCATCCGTGCTGATCTCACCGCCCAGGGAGTGCGTTTCTCCTCGAAGAGTGATTCCGAGATTTTGTTGCGCCTGTATCAACGGCAGGGTCTCGAGTCCACGTTGCCTCTGCTGCGGGGGGAATTCGCCTTTGCTCTGTTTGATGCGGCGGATGACTGTCTCTATCTGGTGAGGGATCGCTTCGGCATCAAGCCCCAGTACTGGACGATGACGCCGGAGGGGTTGGTGTTCGGCTCCGAGTTGAAGGTGCTGTTTGCTCACCAGGCCGTGGAGCGACGCTTCACGTCGGAGGGTCTCTTTCATCAGTTGATGCAGACCATGGTCCCGGGAACGACCGCCTTCGCCGGGGTGCACCAAGTTCAGCCTGGTCATGTGCTGAAGGTGCAGCGCAGGAGTGACCGGCTGGAGGTGTCGGAGTCGACCTACTGGGATGTCGATTTTCCACGTTTGGATCAGCGGGACAGCACCCTCACGGAGGCTGATCACATCGCCAATGTTCGTGCTGCTCTGCTGGAAGCGGTGGAGATGCGGATGGTGGCCGACGTGCCCGTGGGTTGTTATCTCTCAGGCGGAATCGACAGTTGTTCGATCCTCGGTCTTGCTTCGGCGGTGAGTCAGGGTCCCGTCAAGGCGTTCACGATCGGATTCGATGATGCGCGCTACGACGAAACACCCATTGCTGCGGAGATGGCGGAGGCCACCGGTGCCGAGCAGGACGTCATGCGTCTGTCGGGTCGTGAGTTGTACGGCCACATGGAACAAACGCTCTGGCATACCGAGCGCACGATCTACAACACCTTGGCTGTGGCCAAATACTTAATGAGTCGCCATGTCAATAGTGTCGACTACAAAGTCGTGATGACTGGGGAAGGGTCAGACGAGCTGTTCGGTGGCTATCCCGCGTTCCGGCGTGACATGTTCCTCCATGGTCTGGAGGACCTGCCGCAGAGCGATCGCCAGGATTGGGAGTCTCTGCTGCAGACCAACAATTCCCTGGTGCAGGGAGCAATGCTGGCGGCTGATCAGGTGGATGATCCCGATCTTGATGCCGTGGTGGGCTTCACCCCCAGCTGTCTGCAGCCCTGGCTGGCCTGCGCGCCGCTGGTGCCGGATCTGCTGGCTGACGAGCACCGTCAGGCGTTGGTGGAGTACTCGCCAGGTAAAGCCATTGCTGAGCAGTTGAATCCCCAGCAACTCGATGGTCGCCATGCCCTCGACAAGGCTCAGTACGTCTGGATCAAAACAATGTTGGAAGGCCAGATCCTCACCTGGGGAGGTGATCGCGTCGACATGGCCAACTCCATGGAGGCACGGCCGGCTTTCCTGGATCACCATCTGGCGGCTGCGGCGGTACAAGTGCCTCCGGAGCTGCGGATCAAGGGAAAAACTGAGAAATATGTGCTGCGGGAGGCCATGGCGGGTCTGCTGCCGGAGGTGCTTTACAAGCGCGAAAAATTTGCCTTCATGGCGCCCCCGGCCCACACCGAGCCCGAGAAGTGGGCGCAAATGAAGCAGTTGGCTGATGACTACCTGAGTGATGAAGCGATTGATGCGGCTGGGTTGTTGAGCAAAGAGGGCGTGCGTGCCTTGTTTGCGCGCCACGACGACCCTGCCACCACCGACGCCGAGCGGGTTCAGATGGATGCCGTCATCAACCACCTCCTGGGTGTCCAGATGCTGCATCGGATGTTTGTAGCGGCCGATGTGCCAGCCCAGGCTCGTGAGCAGGCCGATCGCCTCGGGTGGCGGGTGCTGATGCCCGTTTGA